One stretch of Thermococcus sp. M36 DNA includes these proteins:
- a CDS encoding TrkH family potassium uptake protein: protein MLELGKYINISDDIFVVKNLIGSILQGVGIAYLFPVLIVWFYPDEIKYAIYFAVPGVFSILLGAWLGRHMGKIEDVNLRQAMVSAAFTWLFASLVSVVPFIYIANMSFIDSYFESMSAWTGTGLTMMSNLESYPHVILFWRAWMQWLGGIGIVLVALTILIRPGVAAARLYRAEARSERILPNLVNTSKVIFEIYFVLTLVGVYLYYINGMPLFDALIHSMTGLGTGGMSSHDLSIGYFNSTSIEAVTIFLMIMGAVNFTVHYKVFRDRSLGHFFEDVQVRYMFFFILPAIAIIALSLTGMGDAIGDALRQAVFHAVSAITCTGFGIADLSKYPELGKFMLGILMVIGGGAGSTAGGIKLIRVTLMYESLKWTIQSAILPRGAVIKRKVGNYVFTEEDVQEVMSFTMTYFAILLFGTIYTMMRLGTTLADSFFEIASAQGNVGLSVGITSPHLPVDMKILLILHMWVGRLEIFSTLVLIISVFFLAPRVVKGR from the coding sequence ATGCTGGAGCTGGGGAAGTACATCAACATCTCGGACGACATCTTCGTGGTCAAGAATCTCATAGGATCAATCCTGCAGGGTGTGGGCATCGCGTACCTCTTTCCGGTGCTCATCGTGTGGTTCTATCCGGATGAAATCAAATACGCGATCTACTTCGCAGTTCCGGGGGTCTTCTCAATACTGCTCGGTGCGTGGCTCGGCAGGCACATGGGAAAGATTGAAGACGTAAACCTCAGACAGGCCATGGTGTCCGCGGCGTTTACATGGCTTTTCGCTTCCCTTGTAAGCGTGGTTCCCTTCATATACATCGCCAACATGTCCTTCATTGACTCATATTTTGAGAGCATGAGTGCATGGACTGGAACCGGCCTCACCATGATGAGCAACCTGGAGAGCTACCCCCACGTAATACTCTTCTGGAGGGCATGGATGCAGTGGTTGGGCGGGATAGGCATAGTCCTCGTGGCCCTCACTATCCTCATACGGCCTGGGGTCGCTGCGGCGAGGCTCTACAGGGCCGAGGCCAGAAGCGAGAGGATACTTCCCAACCTCGTCAACACGTCAAAGGTGATATTTGAGATATACTTTGTCCTGACTCTGGTCGGGGTATACCTGTACTACATCAACGGCATGCCCCTCTTCGACGCGCTCATACACTCAATGACCGGGCTTGGAACGGGTGGTATGAGCAGCCATGACCTCAGCATAGGGTACTTCAACAGCACCTCGATCGAGGCCGTAACGATATTTCTAATGATAATGGGTGCAGTGAACTTTACCGTCCATTATAAGGTTTTCAGGGACAGAAGCCTCGGACACTTTTTTGAGGACGTCCAGGTAAGGTACATGTTCTTCTTCATTCTCCCCGCAATAGCGATAATCGCCCTTAGCCTCACGGGAATGGGGGACGCGATAGGAGACGCCCTGAGGCAGGCGGTGTTCCATGCCGTCTCTGCGATAACGTGTACGGGGTTCGGCATAGCCGACCTGAGCAAGTACCCCGAGCTCGGTAAGTTTATGCTGGGAATTCTGATGGTAATCGGTGGAGGCGCCGGAAGCACCGCGGGAGGTATAAAACTCATACGCGTCACCCTAATGTATGAGAGCCTAAAATGGACGATCCAGAGCGCCATTCTGCCCCGCGGGGCAGTCATAAAGAGGAAAGTCGGTAATTACGTCTTCACAGAGGAGGACGTTCAGGAGGTCATGAGCTTCACCATGACGTACTTTGCGATACTGCTCTTCGGGACGATCTACACCATGATGAGGCTAGGCACGACGCTCGCAGACTCCTTTTTTGAGATAGCGTCTGCCCAGGGAAACGTCGGGCTGAGCGTGGGCATAACGTCACCCCACCTCCCGGTCGATATGAAGATCCTGCTCATACTCCACATGTGGGTCGGCAGGCTTGAGATATTCTCCACCCTCGTGCTCATCATAAGCGTTTTCTTCCTGGCCCCCAGGGTGGTGAAGGGCAGATGA